In the Arthrobacter sp. 31Y genome, one interval contains:
- a CDS encoding response regulator transcription factor yields MKKNGPEAKLLVVDDEPNIRELLSTSLRFAGFEVVAAANGREALAAADLHSPDLAVLDVMLPDMDGFTVTRRLRAAGKHFPVLFLTAKDDTEDKVTGLTVGGDDYVTKPFSLDEVVARIRAVLRRTQPLEDDDAVIRVDDLELDDDAHEVRRGGTVIELSPTEFKLLRYLMLNPNRVLSKAQILDHVWEYDFNGDASIVESYISYLRRKVDIDPDAAALIQTKRGVGYVLRTAEKR; encoded by the coding sequence ATGAAAAAGAACGGTCCTGAAGCCAAGCTTCTCGTTGTCGACGACGAGCCAAATATCCGCGAGCTGCTGTCCACGTCGCTGCGATTTGCAGGCTTCGAGGTCGTTGCGGCCGCCAACGGTCGCGAAGCCCTCGCAGCGGCCGATCTCCACTCCCCGGACCTTGCGGTCCTGGATGTCATGCTGCCGGACATGGACGGGTTCACGGTGACCCGGCGCCTCCGCGCTGCCGGCAAGCACTTCCCCGTCCTCTTCCTGACGGCGAAGGACGATACCGAAGACAAAGTCACCGGCCTCACCGTCGGGGGCGATGACTACGTCACCAAACCCTTCAGCCTAGACGAGGTAGTGGCACGCATCCGCGCGGTCCTTCGCCGCACGCAGCCGCTGGAGGACGACGACGCCGTGATCCGCGTTGACGATCTTGAACTCGACGACGACGCCCATGAGGTCCGCCGCGGTGGCACGGTGATCGAGCTGTCCCCCACCGAATTCAAGCTCCTGCGCTACCTCATGCTCAATCCCAACCGCGTACTGTCCAAGGCCCAGATCCTTGACCACGTCTGGGAATACGACTTCAATGGCGACGCCTCGATCGTGGAGTCCTACATCTCTTACCTGCGACGCAAGGTTGACATCGATCCCGATGCCGCAGCCCTCATCCAGACCAAACGCGGCGTGGGCTACGTGCTCCGAACGGCAGAGAAGCGCTGA
- a CDS encoding LysE/ArgO family amino acid transporter produces MNFTDFLQSAGLGMATGLALIVAIGAQNAFVLRQGIRGEHIVPIVAVCALSDAVLIAAGVLGTGALMTAAPAAVVVLRYVGAAFLVTYGIMAALRALRPQSLTTSEGAANDGGAKRGVAAAVTTVLALTWLNPHVYLDIALLGSIASAQGTQLQWWFGAGAMLGSILWFCSLGFGARFLRGFFARPLSWRFLDGGIALTMGALGVGLALGA; encoded by the coding sequence GTGAACTTTACTGATTTCCTCCAGTCCGCTGGCCTCGGCATGGCAACAGGCCTTGCGCTCATCGTCGCCATCGGAGCCCAGAACGCTTTCGTACTCCGCCAAGGAATCCGGGGCGAGCACATCGTGCCCATCGTGGCGGTATGCGCCTTGTCCGACGCCGTACTGATCGCGGCCGGTGTGCTTGGCACCGGCGCGCTCATGACGGCAGCACCTGCCGCCGTCGTCGTTCTTCGCTACGTGGGCGCTGCATTCCTGGTGACGTACGGCATCATGGCAGCCCTGCGCGCCCTCCGCCCGCAGTCGCTGACAACAAGTGAAGGAGCAGCCAACGACGGCGGCGCGAAGCGCGGTGTCGCTGCTGCCGTCACTACCGTCCTCGCCCTGACCTGGCTCAACCCGCACGTCTACCTGGACATAGCCCTTCTTGGCTCGATAGCCAGCGCCCAAGGCACCCAACTGCAGTGGTGGTTCGGGGCTGGCGCCATGCTGGGCAGCATCCTGTGGTTCTGCTCTTTGGGTTTCGGTGCGCGTTTCCTCCGAGGGTTCTTTGCCCGGCCCCTGTCCTGGCGATTCCTGGATGGCGGCATCGCTCTGACCATGGGCGCGCTGGGGGTGGGGTTGGCGCTGGGGGCTTAG
- a CDS encoding LysR family transcriptional regulator ArgP, with product MPQFPSDQLLTFSTVLSEGTLDAAARLLHVTPSAVSQRLKALEQSAGRVLLQRSNPAQATEAGEVVLRLARQVAQLEADAGRELGLDTDGAQLAVPIVVNADSLAVWFLQALAQVPGDLNVTFDLHRDDEQHSTSLLRSGTVMAAVTATPEPVQGCRVESLGVMRYRAVAAPQFVERWFPDLTKGLDSHRALHGAALNAATTVDFDRKDTYQWAFVQAAFKAEGKPVPDRKGPRHYVPASQDFGDAIRLGLGWGLIPEVQCGPEIADHRLIELAPDRPFDVPLYWQRWKTASMVLDVLSDTVREVSGLYLRKP from the coding sequence ATGCCACAATTTCCTTCCGATCAGCTCCTCACCTTCTCCACGGTCCTCTCAGAGGGCACACTGGATGCTGCCGCGCGCCTCCTCCACGTCACGCCTTCGGCGGTCTCCCAACGGCTGAAGGCGCTCGAGCAGTCGGCGGGGAGGGTCCTGCTTCAACGCAGCAACCCCGCCCAAGCCACCGAGGCGGGCGAAGTTGTGCTTCGTTTGGCGAGGCAGGTGGCACAACTGGAAGCCGACGCCGGGCGGGAACTGGGGTTGGATACGGACGGGGCGCAGCTGGCCGTGCCCATTGTGGTCAACGCGGATTCGCTGGCCGTGTGGTTCCTCCAAGCGTTGGCCCAGGTGCCCGGCGACCTCAATGTGACCTTCGACCTCCACCGGGATGACGAACAGCACTCCACGTCGTTGCTTCGCTCCGGAACGGTCATGGCCGCCGTGACGGCAACTCCCGAGCCCGTGCAGGGGTGCCGCGTAGAGAGCCTTGGGGTTATGCGCTACCGCGCGGTTGCAGCCCCGCAGTTCGTAGAACGGTGGTTCCCGGACCTGACAAAGGGGTTGGACTCGCACAGGGCTCTGCACGGGGCCGCACTCAATGCGGCGACCACCGTGGACTTCGACCGCAAGGACACCTATCAGTGGGCCTTCGTGCAGGCGGCATTCAAAGCTGAGGGCAAGCCGGTCCCGGATCGGAAAGGACCCAGGCATTACGTCCCGGCTTCCCAGGACTTCGGCGACGCGATCCGTTTAGGCCTCGGCTGGGGCCTGATCCCGGAAGTCCAGTGCGGACCCGAAATCGCCGACCACCGGCTGATCGAGCTCGCCCCGGACAGGCCCTTCGATGTTCCACTGTATTGGCAGCGATGGAAGACCGCATCCATGGTGTTGGACGTTCTCAGCGATACGGTCCGCGAGGTTTCGGGGCTGTATTTGAGGAAGCCCTGA
- a CDS encoding multicopper oxidase family protein: MNTSQLLAVDLLLSVLAAGAWIAAAWMTASFRDKYRRVDVALLLLGTAVAVTVGRYALLPALVAGSWWFASERTTINVPLTAIPAAWAATAGVPFLLRRRNTGSKPVTSDPRRSGRSREWAILAMVAAAASSIASLALTFILGPFPSLWSLAVLLFMMAASVMIARLALFPQFGQVRRRPGLVAPGTGDSPVSGASRIGRRPTAAAALAGLMICTALGSGVFAWLGSRSADGATIAAAVGHHGGTGVTVKDPTPVTSLVGDASADAVVRHYKLTARVEQVTLPSGQTTEAWTFGSLPGPALEAQVGEVMEVVLNNRDVAAGVTLHWHGYDVPNAMDGVAGATQNAVMPGESMTYRFTAAQIGTYWYHTHQDSAEGVRKGLYGTFVVHHPTSARADTDIVVAGHDLSGLGLLGSSDRGSVHNATPGSTVRVRLINTDSVQQRYLIQGTAFKAVAVDGTEVNQPQEVTGKLVRLGAGGRVDIAFTMPASPVTVHLDAAAGAVVIIAPAGSAAADPDDVTREKVPAGIFTTTPVLDLLEYGKPLDPGNPMDKQGAGSRPVRPITREEVMVLDRQFRFVDGIPRYAFTVNGAAYPLVPSIEVAEGDTVKITVVNRTSEPHPMHPHGHHVQVLSRNGVVPSGSPLSLDTVDVLPGEVWELLLHADNPGIWMDHCHNLDHAAEGMMMLLKYQGVSSPFVHGGQSHNRPE; this comes from the coding sequence GTGAACACCTCGCAGCTGCTGGCGGTCGATCTGCTGCTGTCCGTCCTCGCGGCCGGCGCGTGGATCGCCGCCGCGTGGATGACCGCGTCTTTTCGGGATAAGTACCGCCGGGTTGACGTGGCATTGCTGCTATTGGGTACAGCCGTCGCAGTGACAGTGGGACGGTACGCATTGCTTCCCGCTTTGGTGGCGGGCAGTTGGTGGTTTGCCAGCGAACGCACAACCATCAACGTGCCTTTGACCGCCATCCCCGCGGCTTGGGCCGCGACGGCCGGTGTTCCGTTCTTGCTGAGGAGGCGGAACACCGGCTCCAAACCCGTCACCAGCGATCCAAGGCGATCTGGACGATCCCGCGAGTGGGCCATCCTGGCCATGGTGGCAGCTGCGGCGTCATCCATTGCGTCACTGGCGCTGACGTTCATCCTCGGTCCATTCCCTTCTCTATGGAGCCTCGCGGTGCTGCTGTTCATGATGGCGGCATCTGTGATGATCGCCAGGCTCGCGCTGTTTCCACAGTTTGGACAGGTCAGACGGCGGCCTGGACTGGTCGCGCCGGGAACCGGCGACTCTCCGGTAAGCGGCGCTTCCCGCATCGGCAGACGGCCGACGGCAGCTGCCGCTCTGGCCGGGTTGATGATCTGTACCGCTTTGGGCTCAGGGGTCTTTGCCTGGCTTGGGAGCCGGTCGGCCGACGGCGCCACCATTGCTGCCGCCGTCGGTCATCACGGCGGTACCGGCGTCACAGTGAAGGATCCGACGCCGGTGACCAGCCTTGTGGGAGACGCCTCCGCCGACGCTGTGGTCCGGCATTACAAACTGACGGCACGGGTGGAACAGGTGACACTGCCATCCGGGCAGACCACGGAAGCCTGGACGTTCGGCAGCCTGCCCGGTCCTGCCTTGGAGGCCCAAGTAGGCGAAGTGATGGAGGTGGTGCTCAATAACCGCGATGTGGCTGCGGGCGTAACTCTCCACTGGCACGGTTACGACGTCCCCAACGCCATGGATGGGGTGGCCGGGGCTACACAGAACGCCGTGATGCCCGGGGAGTCCATGACATACCGCTTCACGGCCGCCCAAATAGGCACCTATTGGTACCACACCCACCAAGATTCGGCCGAGGGGGTCCGTAAGGGCCTCTACGGCACATTCGTCGTGCACCACCCCACGTCTGCCCGTGCTGATACGGACATCGTGGTGGCGGGGCACGACCTCAGCGGTCTGGGGTTGCTGGGCTCCTCAGACCGTGGCAGCGTGCACAACGCCACACCGGGCTCCACCGTGCGGGTGCGGCTCATCAACACCGATTCCGTGCAGCAGCGGTACTTGATCCAAGGCACGGCCTTCAAAGCCGTGGCCGTTGATGGGACAGAGGTGAACCAGCCCCAGGAAGTGACCGGCAAACTGGTCCGGCTTGGTGCCGGCGGCCGGGTGGACATCGCTTTCACCATGCCCGCCTCGCCCGTGACCGTGCACTTGGACGCCGCGGCCGGGGCGGTCGTCATCATTGCTCCGGCTGGTTCAGCGGCCGCAGATCCTGATGATGTGACTCGTGAAAAGGTGCCGGCAGGTATTTTTACCACCACACCCGTGCTCGACCTGCTGGAGTATGGCAAACCCCTGGATCCTGGCAACCCGATGGATAAGCAAGGTGCTGGTTCAAGGCCTGTCCGCCCGATCACCCGCGAAGAGGTGATGGTGCTGGACCGGCAGTTCCGTTTTGTTGACGGGATTCCCCGGTATGCCTTCACCGTGAACGGGGCAGCGTATCCGCTGGTTCCGTCCATTGAAGTGGCCGAGGGCGACACCGTGAAGATAACGGTAGTGAACCGGACTTCAGAGCCACATCCGATGCACCCGCATGGTCACCATGTGCAGGTTCTGAGCCGGAACGGCGTAGTCCCCAGCGGATCACCGCTCAGTCTGGATACCGTGGATGTGCTGCCGGGCGAGGTGTGGGAACTGCTGCTTCACGCCGACAACCCCGGTATCTGGATGGACCACTGCCACAATCTGGACCACGCGGCCGAGGGGATGATGATGCTCCTGAAGTACCAAGGAGTGTCATCACCGTTCGTGCATGGCGGCCAATCACACAACCGGCCCGAGTAA
- a CDS encoding DNA repair helicase XPB, producing MTDGPLIVQSDKTILLEVDHELATEARHAIAAFAELERAPEHMHSYRLTPLGLWNARAAGLDAEQVLDTLLKYSRFPVPHALLIDVEETMSRYGRLRLEKDPQHGLVMRTDDYPVLEEVIRAKKIAPLLGPRIDGETVVVHSSQRGQLKQLLLKLGWPAEDLAGYVNGQPHLIMLNESGWQLRPYQKLATENFWAGGSGVVVLPCGAGKTLVGAAAMATSSTTTLILVTNTVSARQWKDELLKRTSLTEDEIGEYSGAVKEVRPVTIATYQVLTTKRGGLYPHLELVDGHDWGLIIYDEVHLLPAPIFRMTADLQARRRLGLTATLVREDGREGEVFSLIGPKRYDAPWKDIEAQGYIAPADCVEVRVDLPRDERVAYAMAEDADKYRLCATSETKTNLVEELVAVHKGEQLLVIGQYIDQLDEIAERLDAPLIKGETSVKARQKLFDAFRKGEITTLVVSKVANFSIDLPEASVAIQVSGSFGSRQEEAQRLGRLLRPKKDGRAARFYSLVARDTLDQDFAAKRQRFLAEQGYAYRIMDAKDIGKDVGQEQ from the coding sequence GTGACCGACGGTCCGCTGATCGTACAAAGTGACAAGACCATCCTCCTGGAAGTGGACCATGAACTGGCCACAGAGGCCCGGCACGCAATCGCCGCCTTCGCCGAACTGGAGCGCGCCCCCGAACATATGCACAGCTACAGGCTGACGCCCCTGGGACTGTGGAACGCCCGGGCTGCAGGGCTGGATGCGGAGCAGGTGCTCGATACCCTCCTGAAGTACTCCCGCTTCCCAGTCCCCCATGCCCTGCTGATCGATGTTGAAGAGACCATGTCCCGCTACGGCCGGCTGAGGCTTGAGAAGGACCCCCAGCACGGACTGGTGATGCGGACCGATGACTACCCCGTTTTGGAGGAAGTCATCCGCGCCAAGAAGATCGCTCCCCTGCTGGGGCCGCGGATCGACGGCGAAACCGTGGTGGTGCACTCCTCCCAGCGCGGACAGTTGAAGCAGTTGCTCCTCAAACTGGGCTGGCCCGCGGAGGACCTGGCCGGCTACGTGAACGGGCAACCACACCTCATCATGTTGAACGAAAGCGGCTGGCAGCTGCGTCCATACCAAAAGCTGGCCACGGAGAACTTCTGGGCCGGCGGCAGCGGCGTCGTCGTGCTTCCCTGCGGTGCGGGAAAGACGCTGGTGGGCGCGGCAGCCATGGCCACGTCCTCCACCACCACGCTCATCCTGGTCACCAACACCGTCTCTGCCCGGCAGTGGAAGGATGAACTGCTCAAGCGGACATCGCTGACCGAAGACGAGATCGGCGAATACTCCGGTGCCGTCAAAGAGGTCCGGCCTGTCACCATCGCCACCTATCAGGTCCTCACCACCAAACGCGGTGGCCTCTACCCGCACCTGGAACTCGTGGACGGGCACGACTGGGGCCTCATCATCTACGACGAAGTCCATTTGCTGCCCGCCCCGATCTTCCGCATGACGGCGGATCTGCAGGCCCGGCGTCGGCTTGGCCTCACGGCAACGCTGGTGCGGGAAGACGGACGTGAAGGCGAAGTGTTCAGCCTGATCGGACCAAAACGCTACGACGCACCCTGGAAGGACATCGAGGCACAGGGCTACATTGCCCCTGCCGACTGTGTTGAGGTCCGGGTTGACCTCCCCAGGGACGAGCGCGTGGCCTATGCCATGGCCGAAGACGCTGACAAGTACCGGCTCTGCGCCACGTCCGAGACCAAGACCAACTTGGTTGAAGAACTCGTGGCCGTCCACAAAGGCGAGCAACTCCTGGTCATCGGCCAGTACATCGATCAACTGGACGAGATCGCCGAACGCCTGGACGCTCCCCTCATCAAAGGCGAAACCAGCGTCAAGGCACGGCAGAAACTCTTCGACGCGTTCCGCAAAGGTGAAATTACCACCTTGGTGGTGTCCAAGGTGGCCAACTTCTCCATCGACCTCCCTGAAGCGTCGGTCGCCATCCAGGTCTCAGGTTCCTTTGGCTCACGGCAGGAAGAAGCCCAACGATTGGGACGCCTCCTTCGCCCCAAGAAGGACGGCCGCGCAGCCCGGTTCTACTCTTTGGTGGCGCGGGACACCCTGGACCAGGATTTCGCGGCGAAACGCCAAAGATTCCTGGCTGAACAGGGCTACGCCTACCGGATCATGGACGCCAAAGACATAGGCAAGGACGTTGGTCAGGAGCAGTAG
- a CDS encoding helicase-associated domain-containing protein, producing the protein MSLIRALSKELEARSDDSLRALFAARPDLISPMAPDFAALAARASARVSVQRALERLNKPEMQVLETLHLCTNADTGHSISAAGLKKVIAGSTLSALDPILAKLQELALVHRADPPVGSPATSSRQRFYLPVGSLKDVIGIYPAGLGRSYTELVRLQPAFAQRVVQLVAELHQSGAGIHPASTPMDAALALQRWTSTPDGLRAILATAPDRTVGLLDKFGSWAMGAVPQAQRRASVTHESHDVGPIDWLLARGLLVPLDAGHVELPHSVGLALRGGAIVDDFTLTPPVPELGHTSAALRRNAAMGAIAEILRLTAELLFAVREQPLATLRSGGVGVRELRRLAESIRMGVHETAVLLELCAMAGLLRLDVDSSTWVQPPSLEWLNLPRQEQWLWLVNAWLASERAPSLVGQPLTGPSSSAAHQGAAGTTINALSAEAQRPDAPVVRRRVLEILNELTAEAAAPDGKAPVLDARAVLQRAEWAQPRMSRRFSSLVRGILEEATLLGLMGSGALTQLGSAMADGQPEKAMTILGEHLPAAVNHILLQADLTAVAPGYLAPELSETLVLMADAEGQGPASIYRFSATSIRRALDAGQDAESLLAFLREHSATDVPQPLEYLVQDTASRHGRLRIGTSASFIQSDDETAITDLLREARTSALSLVRIAPTVLTSSASPRETARVLRELGLSPAVQEAETAVVRFKRTTALPGSARPVYTAPRTAPPEDDVEAQLSVLRQHRGVPAETTGEASTQLGLETLQTAIRLKQAVTMNVVDSLGNANTETVVPVSVSGGRVRVFDPAKDTERVLSIHRIIDVEPAGELRS; encoded by the coding sequence ATGTCCCTTATTCGCGCGCTCAGCAAGGAACTCGAAGCGCGCAGCGACGATTCGCTGCGGGCCTTGTTTGCCGCGCGGCCGGACCTCATCTCCCCCATGGCTCCCGACTTCGCAGCCCTGGCTGCGAGGGCCAGCGCCCGGGTCAGCGTCCAGCGGGCCTTGGAACGGTTGAACAAGCCTGAGATGCAGGTCCTGGAAACACTTCACCTGTGCACCAATGCCGATACCGGCCACAGTATTTCGGCGGCCGGGCTTAAGAAGGTCATTGCCGGTTCCACTCTTTCGGCACTGGATCCCATCCTCGCAAAGCTGCAGGAGTTGGCGCTGGTCCATAGGGCAGATCCGCCCGTGGGATCGCCGGCAACCTCGTCCCGTCAGCGCTTTTACCTCCCGGTGGGCAGCCTCAAGGACGTGATCGGAATCTACCCGGCGGGCCTGGGCCGGAGCTACACCGAACTTGTGCGGCTTCAGCCGGCGTTTGCGCAGCGGGTAGTGCAGTTGGTGGCCGAGCTTCATCAAAGCGGCGCGGGCATCCACCCCGCCAGTACACCGATGGATGCAGCCCTCGCCCTTCAACGGTGGACCTCTACCCCGGATGGTCTGCGCGCCATCCTCGCCACTGCCCCGGACCGGACTGTGGGCTTGTTGGACAAGTTCGGCAGCTGGGCCATGGGCGCAGTACCTCAAGCACAGCGCCGCGCGTCGGTCACCCACGAAAGTCACGACGTCGGCCCTATCGATTGGCTGTTGGCCCGGGGTTTACTGGTCCCCTTGGATGCCGGCCATGTGGAGCTGCCCCACAGCGTGGGTCTTGCCTTGCGCGGGGGTGCGATCGTGGATGACTTCACGCTGACCCCACCCGTTCCGGAACTCGGCCATACGAGTGCGGCCCTGCGACGCAACGCGGCCATGGGGGCCATCGCCGAAATCCTGCGGCTGACTGCCGAGCTCTTGTTTGCCGTCCGGGAACAGCCCCTGGCTACGCTCAGGAGCGGCGGTGTGGGTGTGCGCGAGCTGCGGCGTCTGGCGGAATCCATCCGTATGGGCGTCCATGAGACGGCCGTCCTGCTGGAATTGTGCGCCATGGCCGGGCTGCTACGTTTGGATGTGGACAGCTCCACGTGGGTTCAACCGCCCTCCCTCGAATGGCTCAACCTGCCCCGCCAAGAACAGTGGCTATGGTTGGTCAATGCCTGGCTGGCCAGCGAGCGGGCCCCTTCCCTGGTGGGGCAGCCCCTCACCGGCCCGTCGTCGTCGGCCGCGCACCAAGGGGCAGCCGGCACCACCATCAACGCTCTGTCCGCGGAAGCGCAACGGCCCGACGCTCCGGTGGTCCGCCGTCGGGTCCTGGAAATTTTGAATGAGCTCACGGCGGAGGCGGCAGCCCCTGACGGCAAAGCGCCCGTCTTGGATGCAAGAGCCGTGCTGCAGCGGGCCGAGTGGGCCCAGCCGCGGATGTCCCGCCGGTTCAGTTCCTTGGTCCGCGGCATCCTTGAAGAAGCCACGCTCCTGGGCTTGATGGGATCCGGAGCGTTGACGCAGCTTGGTTCTGCCATGGCTGATGGCCAGCCGGAGAAGGCCATGACCATCCTTGGTGAGCATTTGCCGGCCGCCGTGAACCACATCCTTCTCCAGGCCGATCTCACGGCGGTGGCACCCGGATACCTCGCCCCCGAGCTGAGCGAAACGCTGGTGTTGATGGCCGACGCCGAGGGCCAGGGTCCGGCGTCGATCTACCGGTTCTCGGCCACCTCCATCCGGAGGGCGCTCGACGCCGGACAGGATGCGGAATCGCTGTTGGCGTTCCTCCGTGAGCATTCGGCCACGGACGTGCCCCAGCCCTTGGAGTACCTTGTCCAGGACACGGCTTCCCGGCATGGCCGACTTCGGATCGGCACGAGTGCCAGCTTCATCCAGAGCGACGATGAAACGGCCATTACCGACCTTCTACGCGAAGCCAGGACGTCGGCTTTGAGCTTGGTGCGCATCGCACCCACTGTCCTGACCTCTTCTGCCAGCCCGCGCGAGACTGCACGTGTCCTTCGCGAGCTGGGACTCTCGCCTGCGGTGCAGGAGGCCGAAACCGCCGTCGTGCGCTTCAAACGAACCACGGCCCTGCCCGGGAGCGCCCGCCCGGTTTATACGGCGCCCCGAACGGCTCCTCCGGAGGACGACGTCGAGGCACAGCTTTCGGTCCTGCGGCAACACCGCGGCGTCCCGGCGGAGACGACCGGCGAGGCGTCCACCCAGCTCGGCTTGGAGACCCTGCAAACGGCCATTCGGCTCAAACAAGCGGTCACCATGAACGTGGTGGACAGCCTGGGGAATGCCAATACTGAAACCGTTGTTCCTGTATCCGTCTCCGGTGGGCGCGTCAGGGTGTTCGATCCCGCTAAGGACACCGAACGGGTGTTATCCATCCACCGGATCATCGATGTGGAACCCGCAGGAGAGCTGCGCTCGTGA
- a CDS encoding cold-shock protein yields the protein MPTGKVKWYDKEKGFGFLAAEDGQEVFLPKTSLPAGITELKAGTRVEFGVADGRRGAQALGLRVLEKTPSIAKAKRMNAKDLAPMVQDLVTVLDNLSGSLSSGKYPDGNKAKAISLALRKVADELEA from the coding sequence GTGCCTACCGGCAAGGTCAAGTGGTATGACAAGGAAAAAGGCTTCGGCTTCCTCGCAGCTGAAGACGGCCAGGAAGTATTCCTGCCCAAAACGTCCCTGCCCGCGGGCATAACAGAGCTCAAAGCCGGAACCCGGGTTGAGTTCGGTGTGGCTGACGGCCGCCGTGGAGCACAGGCACTGGGACTTCGTGTCCTGGAGAAGACGCCCTCCATTGCCAAGGCCAAGCGCATGAACGCCAAGGACCTCGCACCCATGGTGCAGGATCTGGTCACGGTGTTGGACAACCTCTCCGGCTCCTTGTCTTCAGGCAAGTACCCCGATGGCAACAAGGCCAAGGCCATTAGCCTGGCATTGCGCAAGGTTGCCGACGAGCTGGAAGCTTAG
- a CDS encoding DUF3027 domain-containing protein, with protein MTTESAQDTKAGPEAAQAPVNGDAPARKPGAAKSRTGLPVWRTGKPDAFLAAAVDAARVAVEGIANPGEVGAHLGAKSEGDRVVTHLFESRLAGYGGWQWYAVVTRNSRSKIVTVSELGLLPSEDSILAPEWVPWAKRVRPEDETPLVEETVGDVTEESVQAAEDEATESADAASDTDEAEDYERGEDDDETGAE; from the coding sequence ATGACAACGGAATCCGCACAGGACACCAAGGCCGGCCCTGAAGCTGCCCAGGCTCCTGTAAACGGGGACGCCCCCGCGCGGAAACCCGGCGCGGCCAAGTCCCGCACCGGCTTACCCGTGTGGCGCACCGGCAAGCCGGACGCGTTCTTGGCCGCCGCCGTCGATGCTGCTCGTGTTGCAGTTGAAGGCATCGCCAACCCGGGCGAAGTCGGGGCGCACCTTGGCGCCAAGTCGGAGGGCGACCGTGTGGTGACCCACCTGTTCGAGTCCCGTCTCGCCGGCTACGGCGGCTGGCAGTGGTACGCCGTGGTGACCCGCAACTCGCGCTCCAAGATCGTGACGGTGAGCGAGCTCGGATTGCTGCCCTCCGAGGATTCCATCCTGGCTCCCGAGTGGGTGCCGTGGGCCAAGCGCGTCCGTCCCGAAGATGAGACGCCGTTGGTGGAAGAGACCGTTGGGGACGTCACGGAAGAGTCCGTGCAGGCGGCCGAAGACGAGGCCACCGAATCCGCTGACGCGGCCTCGGATACCGACGAAGCCGAAGACTACGAACGCGGCGAAGACGACGACGAAACCGGGGCTGAATAG
- a CDS encoding MFS transporter, whose protein sequence is MSTFRSLGILNYRIWFFGALISNIGTWMQRTAQDWLVFDHLTAHDAGAMGITLALQLGPQLFLAPWAGLLADRYSRRKLLLITLVAMALLSTGLGVLVLLGVAELWHVYLFALMLGIVTAVDAPVRQTFVSELVTDDYLPNAVALNSASFNVARMIGPAVSGVLTVVVGPGWVFLINTLSFVAMLWALKLIPASSLRIQPRAAAGKGRIREGLRYVRNRPDIQVVLVAIFIVGTFGLNFPLFIAAMVGTQFGMDAGAFGALNSVMAIGSVTGALLAARRGRPRLRLIFGAAGGFGVASALAALAPNAVLFGLALIPCGLFALTLITSANGYVQSTTEAVMRGRVMSLYMAIFMGGTPIGAPLVGWVANVGGPRWAVGVAAVAGVSTAVVGLLWIIRAKQLRLRFDRRARGLKHFRVESLLARPETDDDGDARRQGG, encoded by the coding sequence ATGTCCACCTTTAGGTCACTCGGAATCCTCAACTACCGCATCTGGTTCTTCGGTGCGCTGATCTCCAACATCGGCACCTGGATGCAGCGGACGGCGCAGGACTGGTTGGTCTTTGACCACTTGACGGCGCACGACGCCGGGGCCATGGGCATTACCCTGGCACTCCAACTCGGTCCCCAGCTTTTCCTTGCTCCGTGGGCGGGGCTGCTGGCCGACCGTTACAGCCGGCGGAAGCTCCTGCTCATCACCTTGGTGGCCATGGCCCTCCTCAGTACGGGGCTGGGCGTGTTGGTCCTGTTGGGCGTGGCTGAACTCTGGCACGTCTACCTCTTTGCCCTCATGCTCGGAATTGTCACTGCCGTGGACGCCCCCGTCCGGCAGACTTTCGTTTCCGAACTGGTCACCGACGATTACCTGCCCAACGCGGTTGCGCTCAACAGCGCCTCCTTCAACGTGGCCCGGATGATCGGCCCCGCTGTTTCCGGTGTTTTGACGGTGGTGGTGGGCCCCGGCTGGGTGTTCCTCATCAACACCTTGTCCTTTGTGGCCATGCTCTGGGCCCTGAAACTCATTCCGGCGTCCTCGCTCCGCATCCAACCCCGAGCGGCCGCGGGCAAGGGGCGCATCCGGGAGGGTTTGCGGTACGTCAGGAACAGGCCGGACATCCAAGTGGTCTTGGTGGCGATCTTCATTGTGGGCACGTTCGGGCTCAACTTTCCCCTGTTCATTGCCGCGATGGTGGGGACCCAATTCGGCATGGACGCAGGTGCATTCGGAGCGTTGAATTCGGTCATGGCCATAGGCTCGGTGACAGGTGCACTGTTGGCTGCCAGGCGCGGACGGCCTCGGCTCAGGCTGATTTTCGGAGCAGCCGGCGGATTCGGCGTTGCCAGCGCACTGGCCGCACTGGCACCCAACGCCGTGCTTTTCGGGCTGGCCCTGATTCCTTGCGGACTCTTCGCCCTGACCCTGATCACCAGCGCTAACGGCTACGTACAGTCCACCACGGAGGCCGTCATGCGCGGGAGGGTCATGTCTCTCTACATGGCCATCTTCATGGGCGGCACCCCCATCGGGGCACCCTTGGTGGGCTGGGTGGCCAACGTCGGTGGCCCTCGATGGGCCGTGGGCGTCGCCGCGGTTGCCGGCGTCAGCACCGCCGTCGTGGGTTTGCTGTGGATCATCCGCGCGAAGCAGCTGCGGTTGCGTTTTGACAGGCGGGCCCGTGGACTGAAGCACTTCCGGGTGGAGTCGCTGCTTGCTCGTCCGGAAACTGACGACGACGGCGACGCACGCCGGCAGGGCGGGTAA